The genomic stretch TAAGGATTATGAACATTTATTGTCCTTGACTATCGATTGAACTAACAATAAATCTTAAAAATCAATATCCTTTTTGATGTTATTGTATTAGGAAATCGCCTTATGGCGGCTTTCCTTGAACTATACGTTAAAATTGGACACTAGCGACTAATGTCAGAAATGAATCGCACAGTACAGAGTATTAGAAATGCTCGTGTTTCTTTATTTTTTAGTGTTCTAGTTTTAGTTCTTGGATTCTTTTCGCGTAAGATTCTTATTGATTGTTTAGGCGCGGAAGTCTTAGGATTGAATACAACAGCAACGAACTTGCTTGGATTTCTTAATTTGGCAGAACTAGGTATAAGTGCTGCCATTTCATACACATTGTATACTCCTCTGTTTCAAAAGGATTATGAAACGATAAATGAGATAGTTGCCGTTCAAGGTTGGCTTTATAGGCGTATTGCTTATATAATATTAGCAGGTGGTGCTGTTTTAATGTGCTTCTTTCCATGGATATTCACTAAGATGGAATTACCGTTATGGTATGCATATGGTTCATTTGGTGTTCTGTTATTGGCTGCCATGTTGGGTTATATTATTAATTATCAGCAGATAGTATTAAGTGCTGACCAGCAGGAATATAAGATAAATTATAATGTACAAGGCTTTCGAGCATTGAAACTATTGATGCAGATTGTTGGTATTGGTTATTTTCATCAAGGCTATATTTATTGGTTGGTAATTGAATTGTTGATGTCTGTTGTCACTTGCCTGTTTTTAAAGAAAACGATACATCGGAGTTTTCCTTGGCTTCATCCGGATTTATCAAAAGGGAAAATGTTATCTCGAAAACACTCTGTGATAATGAAAAAAACAAAACAACTGTTCTTTCATAAATTTGCGTCTTATGTGTTGGGGCAAACTAGTCCATTGATTATTTATGCTTTTCTATCGTTGACAGTTGTTGCTATTTATGGGAATTATATGCTATTGGTTGTGAGTACATCCATGATAGTTACTTCTATGGTCAATGGGATGAATGCTGGGATAGGAAATTTAGTGGCAGAAGGAAATAAAAAGAAAATATTATCTTTTTATAAGGAATACACAGTAAGTCGTTATTGGATTGCTTCTGTAATTTGTTTTTGTTTGTTCTATTTATCTCATTCCTTTATGTCTCTTTGGATAGGAAAGGAATATTTGCTAGATTCTACTTCTTTTACTTTATTGATTATTTATGCTTTTATCACTATGACGCGCACAAATGATGCTTTTATTGCTGCTTATGGGCTATTCCAAGATATTTATGCACCTGCTATTGAAGCGGCATTAAGTTTGGGATTGTCTGTTTTATTGGGATATTATTATGGATTATCTGGCATCATAACAGGAGTATTAATAAGTTTGTTGTTGGTCATTTGTTGTTGGAAACCTTATTTTTTATATAGTTGTGGTTTTAAAAGACCTGTATGGAGTTATTTGTTTTTAATTGGCAGGATAATGTGTTTGGTGATTATCTCTTGGGGTATTTCCCGTTTCCTTCTCGAATACATGGACTTGTCATGCGGAAATTTTATGGATTGGGTAGTTCTTTCTTTAAAAATATTACTTCTCTATGGGTTATTTAGTTTATGTGTTTTCCAAATGTTCGACAGGAATTTTAGGACTTTTAGCAAACGGATTTTTCAATTAATAAAATGCAAAAAAAATGTTGGCAAAATTAAAGACTCCTAAAATCAGTGTGTTAATACCTGTTTATAATGTGGAAAAATATGTGGAACGTTGTATTCTTTCTGTATTGAATCAGACCTTACAGGAGGAGATAGAGGTGATTATTGTAAATGATTGTACTTTGGATAGGAGTATGATAGTGATAGACAAAGTATTGGAGAATTTATCGGAGTCAAGAAAGCAACTAATTAAAATAATCAATAATAAAAAAAATAAGGGTATAGCTTTTACTAGAAATGAGGCTTTGAAATATGCTACAGGAGAATATATCTTACAAATAGACAGTGACGACTATCTAGAGACTGACATGATAGAAAAAATGTATAATAAAGCTGTAGAAACAGATGCTGATATTGTAGGAGTAGACTTCTGGCGCATATATGAAAATAAAAGAGTTTATGAAAAAGATGATTTATCAATATCTAAAAAAAAATTATTAGGGGAAGTATTAAAAGTCGAGCATTGTGCTAGGTGGAATAAATTAATAAGATATTCTTTGATAAAGGAAATAGATTATGTAGCTGGGATCGATTATGGGGAGGATTATATATTTATGCTTCAATGCTTTTATTTGGCAGACAAAATAGAATATATACCTCAACCACTATATAATTATATACAATATAATAGTCAGTCTATTTGCCATAAACCGATGAACCGACAATGTCTGGATGGCTTTTGTCGTATGATTGATTATTCAATTAGTTTTATGAAAAAAAATGACATTGTAGGCTATGATTATGAAATGGCATACACTATGCTAAAAATAAAATACTTGTGTCTTGTGAATGTGGAAAGAGATAATAGGAAAATATACTTTCAAATGTATCCGGAAGCGAATCGGTATAAATCTCGTTTTTTTAAAGAGTGGAGAAATAAAGCAGGTTTATATCAGTTGATTACCTATAATCTTGCTTTGAGTAATTATTGGTATTTGTTTAATCTGGCATTGCAATTTCATCATCGTTTAAAAGTCATATTAAGGAAAATTAAGTAAAGGATATGGATATAGTTGGTTGCCCGGAGATAGCATATACTTACAATAAAAGTGCTTGTTTAATTTGAAGTTGAATATACGAAAATATATAAGAAGGAATAAATGATACCTAAAAAATTACATTTTTGTTGGCTTAGCAATGATGCATTTCCATCAAAGATAGGAAAATGCATAGAATCGTGGAGAGTTTTTTTACCGGATTATGAGATAAAATGTTGGAATATGGATAATTTCGATGTGAATACGGTAAGATTTGTGAAGGAGGCTTGTTCTTTAAAGAAGTGGGCTTTTGCCGCTGATTATATAAGATTGTATGCTCTTTATACTGAGGGTGGAATATATCTTGATAGTGACGTTTTACTTCGTGGAAACTTGGATGAATATTTGGATTATGATTTTTTTTCTTCCATTGAATGTGATACTTCAACTTTTGATACGATAAAGAAGCAATATGTTGATGAATATGGATTTCTGTTGAATAGTAATTTAGAATTTGTTCCATCATTAGGAATTCAAGCTGCTATTTTAGGAGGAGTAGCAGGACATCCATATTTGAAGGATTGTATGACCTATTATGAGAATGCTTCTTTTATTTTGCCGAATGGTACTTTAAATAACAAAATAATAGCACCTTATAGATTGGCTAGGATAGCTGTTAAGTATGGGTTTCTATATAAAGATATCTTGCAAAAGATAAATAATGGAATGTTGATTCTTCCGTCAGCGGTTTTTGCGGGTCATCCTAATTTGGCCACCCAAGATTCTGTTGCTATTCATTGTTGTGCAGGAAGTTGGGTTGATTGGACATTAAAGGATAAAATAAAGAAAATATTAAATCAGTGGAGAGGGAAAAATAGCTGGGGGTATGATGGAAGAATGTAAAACAAAAATTTTAGTGGTGACCCACAAACCGGATAAAGTTTATAGCGATAATGTTTATATACCGATTCAAGTCGGGAAAGTTCTTTCACATTGCGATTTAGGCTTTCAGGGAGATGATACGGGTGATAATATCAGTGAGAAGAATCCGATATATTGTGAACTTACTGCTCAATATTGGGCATGGAAAAACTTGAAAGATGTGGAATATATTGGTTTGTGTCATTATCGGAGATATTTTAAAACTAAGTACACAGAAGACAATGTGATTCCCCTATTACAAAAATATGATATAATATTACCTGAACCCATCTATTATCCATATTCTATAGAACAGAAGTTGTATCGGGCTGCAATAGAGGAAGATGTTGCTATATTATGTCAAGTGATAGAGAAATTATATCCAGAATATAAAAAATCTGTATTAGCATACCTATATAATAATATGGATATAGCTTTCAATATGTTTGTATGTTCAAAAAAAATATTTGATGAATTTGCTGAATGGCAGTTTTCTATTCTTTTTGAATGTGAGAAGTATATTCGTTTTTCTAGTTACTCTAGAGCGAGGCGTATTTTGGGACATTTTGCAGAATATCTGCTTCCTATATATTGTTTTCATCATTGCTTAAAAATAAAGTACGAACCTCTTGTTTCCTTTATAGGAGAAAATAAAATGCTATATAAACAAAACTTTGTCAAAAAAAACATTTTTAGGCTAGTTCATAAGATAGTGAATTTGAAGAAGAAAAAAAATGATTGGAATATTAGTAGTGTGATATTGCAAGGATTAAAAATAGATAATGTTGTAATAAAATGAGATTTAGTGAAATTGTAAAATCAATAGGGAAAAAGGAGTGTATACGTCAAAATAAGAATATACAGAAAACTTGCAGTACTATACTTGGAAATACTATCTTATATCTTAATCATGATTTGCTTGGATCCCAAAAACGGATTTTATTATGTTATGTATCTCCATTACATATAGATTATGGAAAAGGTGATATATATCATCCCTTGTTTTTACATATCAACCAAATGATAAAGGTGTTGATTGATATGAATTTCTCTATTGATATCTGTGATTGTAATGATAAGCACGCTATAGTTCAATTATCAGGTAAACAATATGATTATATACTAGGATTTGGAAAGGTGTATACTGAGCTCGTTAAAAGAGGACAATGTAGGCAATCTATATTATTTATAACCGAGAATAATCCGGAAGTGGTTGAACGAAAATATAAAGAACGAGTAGAATATTTTAGACAAAGGCATCCTCATTTATCTACAACTTCCGCAATTGTCAGAAAAGGATATTTTGATAAAGAACAATTTGAAATATCAGATGATGCCATTGTTATAAATAGTGAATACAATATTCATTCAATGCGTTCCTATTTTAGGAGCGTATATCAAATAAATGTAAATGGTCTTTTTAATAAGACATTTCAATATGATGCTTTGCACATAAAAAAAATATAGAAATTCTTTTGTATGGTTTGGAAGTCAAGGGATTATTCACAAAGGATTGGATGTGTTGGTTGATGCTTTTAGGCAATTGCCGGAGTGTACACTGAATATATATGGTATTCCTTTGTCAGAAATAAAAATTATTAAACCCCTTTTAACACAAAATATAAGAGTTCATTCTCCGGTAAATGTTCTGAGTGATACTTTTATTGAAGAAGTGGTTAGAAAAAATATGTTTGTTTTGTCTGCTTCTTGTTCAGAAGGAATGATGTCTGGAATAGCTACTTGTATGTTATATGGATTGATACCTATTGTTAGTAAAGAAACAGGATATAATTCACATTCTTCTATTTTGGAATTTGAAAATTGTAAATTGGAAAATGTTATAAGTAAAATTCAGGAAGTACAGCAGTATGATCTAGAGAAGGTAAGCAAATTAAGTAAGGACAGTTATATATATGCACAACAGCATTTTACGCTGGAATGTTTTAGAAGTCGTTTTAGTGAAATAATGAATGATATAGTAGAATGCAAAAGATAATTTCAATTGTGATAGCAACGTATAATGCAGAAAAAACGATTAAACGTTGTTTGGATAGCATTGTTTATCAGAAAACTAATGAAATAGAATTGGTGATAGTGGATGGAGCATCTACAGATCATACCTTGGATATAATTCGTGATTATAGTTCTTTAATTGATGTGCTCATTTCGGAAAAGGATAACGGTGTTTATGATGCTTGGAATAAAGCTTTGAAGTTGGTGACAGGGAAATATATTCAATTTCTTGGTGCAGATGACTTTTATTTAGATAACTCATTGATAGAATATGTGAATTATGCTTTGTCATTATCTCATGATGTAAGTATTGTTTCAGCGCAAAGTCGTTATGTCGATATAACAGGAAAGCTTTTGATGATACGTGGAGAAAGATATTCTTGGAAAAAATTGAAAAAGAATATGTGTTTGTCTCATGGGTCTATATTACATAATAGAAACCTTTTTACGAAAAATGGTTTATTTGATATATCTTATAGAATTTGTGCAGATTATGAGTTGTTGGTTCGTAATGGTGAATTTTTGGATGTTGTATTCTATCCAACTCCAGTCATTCAAATGCAGGGGGGAGGTTTGAGTTTTTCTTATTTATGTCAATGGGAAACATTTAGGATTAGAAAAACTCATAAGACAGTGGCTATGTTATATAATTATTATTTATTATTTAGAGGATGTGTGGGATTAGCTGTAAAGAAAATGAGATGGAATGTTTAGATATTAACAAAAAGCAGAAAAAAATAGCTTTGTTTTCTGTCTTTGATGTTTTTAATTATGGAAGTATGCTACAATCGTATGCTTTGCAACGTGTGTTATTTAATAAAGGATATTATGCTCCAATTATAAATTATAATAAAAAAGAAATAATTTCTCAAGTTCTTCGAATTTTTAATAAGAACTTGCTAGAGGCTAAGATTAATTCTATATTTCGAGAGCTTTATAAATATGTAGATCGGGATTTCTATTTGTTTGATGTATCAAGAAAGAAGACCTTTAGTCGTTTTGTACATGATTATCTTTCCTTGAGTGAAAGAATCAGTACACGTGAAAGATTATTGGAATATGTTTCTGAGTGTGATTTCGCTTTAGTTGGTAGCGATCAAGTATGGAATCCTATAAGTTTAGGTAAAGACTATTATACACTAAATATTGTTCCTGAGTATATTCCGAAAATATCATACGCATCAAGTTTTGGAGTTTCATCGATTTCAGGAGAAGCTGCAATTAAAACTTCTTCTTTTTTGAAACGTTTTGATTTTATTAGTGTTCGAGAAAAACAAGGTATAGATATCGTTTCAAATTTGACAAATAAGACAGCAAAACAGGTTTTGGATCCTACTTTTCTATTGGAAAAGAACGAGTGGCTAGATTTAGTCGGTGAACAACCTTTAATTTCAGGCAATTATATATTCTGTTACTATTTAGGAAATAGAAGAATTGAAAGAATATTTGCAGAAAATCTAAAAAAGAAAACAAATTGTAAGATTGTCAATATACCTCATAGTGATGGTATTAATAGCTATGATTTTAACTTTGGAGATTATATAGTTCCAAATCTTGGTCCTTTGCAATTTTTAAATTTGATATATCATGCTCAATATATTTGTACAGATTCATTCCATTGTAGCGCTTTTTCAATTATTTTTCATAAATCCTTATTCCCTTTTTATCGTTTTGATCCTCAAAGTATCAAAAAATCGACAAATGGTAGGATTGAATCATTATTGGATACGTTAAAAATAGAAAGGCGTCTAGTAACTAGTAAAGAGAATTTAGATTACTTGTTAAAAGACACTCTAGATTATGATATAATTCAATCAGAAATAAATATATTGCGCAAAGAATCCATGAATTTTTTATATTCTTCATTATTATAATTATATTGATGATTTTACTGCATTGTTTAGTTGTAAAAAAACGACAGATGACATTCTTTACTAGAGATAAATTATTAGGCTTATTCATCTGGTTATCATTGATTAGTATTGTTGCAGGTAGATACACTGAACCTGCAATTCTGATGATACAAACAATTTTTATAATTTATCAAATACAAAAAATTTATGTCAGTCGTAGATGGATATTGATAGGGGGACTTGTATTTTCTCATTCATCGTTGATGATCTTATTAACAGGATATGATATGTTTAAATTTATTCAACAAATTATATTATTGACAACGATGTTTTTCTGCTATTATCAAATTTATCATTATTGTCATAAAGGAGTAAATGAATGGTTTAATAAATATAGAGATTTAGTTTATTGGTTATCTTTATTAGGAATAGTACAGTTTGTAATAATGTCTATGACCGGAAAAGATCTTTTTCCATATACTATAGATGGTTTTGTCACTCAAAATTCAGGGAGGTTACATGCCATTTTAATGGAGCCAGGTAATTTTGCCGCTATATCTATTCCAGCAACTGCGTATGTTGTTTTATCTAAAGGCTATTATCTAAAGAATAAAAAAAAATCGCTAGTTATTTTGACTGCTTTTATTCTTACATTTACTACAAGTTCTTTTGTGACTATTACAATTATTCTACTTCTAAAAATTAATCAGCTTTTTAAATGTTTTAAGTATTTACTTGTTGTAATTGTTGCATTTGGAGGGTTTTGGATTATTTCTAATTTGAATGTGTTTTCTGAAAAACGTTTCTTTAAAGATCCTAAAGTCGCAACAATAGAACTTAAAATGAAGCAAACACTATCGATAAGTAAAGATGCAGATCCTGAATATTTTGAACGTCTAAATGCTAGCTCTTATGCATCTTTAACAAATTATTGGGTTGCGTTTAATGCTCCATTCCGTATGGTAGGAACTGGTTTAGGAACTCATGCGCAAAATTATGAACATCTGTATAAATCGGATTATTACTTATATGGTTTGAATAAAGATGATGCTTATTCGATGTTTGCTCGGTTATATTCTGAATTTGGAATAATAGGACTATGTATTTATGTTCTTTTTTTGGTGAAGTTTTATAATAAAAACAATATAATAAGTCTCTGTTTATTAGTGTTTTTTATTTCATATTTAATAAAAGGAGGGAATTATACACTTTATGGGACTGCTTTTTTCCATTTCGTTTATTATTTCTTATCTCCTTGGAAAAATCTTCATAATCAAAAACTTTCTATTACAAATCAATGAAATTTAAAACAATAGTTGTTGTAAATGATTTTTCTTTTGTAAATGGTGGTGCGGGACAGGTAGCTATTTCTTCAGCTATAGGTTTACTAGCAAAAGGGTATAGAGTAATTTTGTTTACAGCAGTGGGACCGGTTGACGAAAATCTTGCAAAACAAGGAATAGAAGTTGTATGTCTCAATCAGTATGACATTTTACATGATCCTAATAGAATGAGAGCTATAATTCAAGGTGTATGGAATGTGAAAGCAAAAGTCGTTTTTGAGAAATTGCTGAGAACATTAAATAGGACAGAAACAATTATTCATTTTCATGCATGGAGTAAGGGGCTTTCTTCTTCTCTTTTTTCTGTTACAAAGAAACAAGGATTTAAAACAGTTGTTACTTTACATGATTTTTTTTTGTACTGTCCTAATGGAGGATTTTATGATTATCCGCACAATAAAATTTGCACGAAAAATCCTCTGGGGTTATCTTGCATATTTTGTAATTGTGATGCACGGGGGTATATACAAAAAATATGGAGATGCATAAGGCAAGTGATACAAAACAAGATGCTTTATCAAATTGATGGTACTCTTTTTTTATCTATTTCTGATCTGTCTACTTCTATTTTCAAGAAATATTATCCAAACAAGAAAGCTTTATTATTCAGGGTGAACAATCCAGTTGCTTTGCTACCTTTGTTTGAACGAATCCATGTGGAAAATAATAATGCATATTTATTTGTAGCTCGTCTGTCTTTAGAGAAAGGAATTGATTTGTTTTGTGAGGCTGTTTCTCAATTAGGCTTGGAGGGATATGTGCTGGGGGATGGTTATTTATTAGATACCTATAAAAAGAAATATCCAATGATAAAGTTTATCGGTTGGGTAACAGGTGTGGAAAAAGAAAATTATATAAAAATGGCAAAAGCATTT from Phocaeicola dorei encodes the following:
- a CDS encoding glycosyltransferase family 2 protein, producing MLAKLKTPKISVLIPVYNVEKYVERCILSVLNQTLQEEIEVIIVNDCTLDRSMIVIDKVLENLSESRKQLIKIINNKKNKGIAFTRNEALKYATGEYILQIDSDDYLETDMIEKMYNKAVETDADIVGVDFWRIYENKRVYEKDDLSISKKKLLGEVLKVEHCARWNKLIRYSLIKEIDYVAGIDYGEDYIFMLQCFYLADKIEYIPQPLYNYIQYNSQSICHKPMNRQCLDGFCRMIDYSISFMKKNDIVGYDYEMAYTMLKIKYLCLVNVERDNRKIYFQMYPEANRYKSRFFKEWRNKAGLYQLITYNLALSNYWYLFNLALQFHHRLKVILRKIK
- a CDS encoding glycosyltransferase family 32 protein, which encodes MIPKKLHFCWLSNDAFPSKIGKCIESWRVFLPDYEIKCWNMDNFDVNTVRFVKEACSLKKWAFAADYIRLYALYTEGGIYLDSDVLLRGNLDEYLDYDFFSSIECDTSTFDTIKKQYVDEYGFLLNSNLEFVPSLGIQAAILGGVAGHPYLKDCMTYYENASFILPNGTLNNKIIAPYRLARIAVKYGFLYKDILQKINNGMLILPSAVFAGHPNLATQDSVAIHCCAGSWVDWTLKDKIKKILNQWRGKNSWGYDGRM
- a CDS encoding DUF4422 domain-containing protein; its protein translation is MMEECKTKILVVTHKPDKVYSDNVYIPIQVGKVLSHCDLGFQGDDTGDNISEKNPIYCELTAQYWAWKNLKDVEYIGLCHYRRYFKTKYTEDNVIPLLQKYDIILPEPIYYPYSIEQKLYRAAIEEDVAILCQVIEKLYPEYKKSVLAYLYNNMDIAFNMFVCSKKIFDEFAEWQFSILFECEKYIRFSSYSRARRILGHFAEYLLPIYCFHHCLKIKYEPLVSFIGENKMLYKQNFVKKNIFRLVHKIVNLKKKKNDWNISSVILQGLKIDNVVIK
- a CDS encoding glycosyltransferase family 2 protein, whose amino-acid sequence is MQKIISIVIATYNAEKTIKRCLDSIVYQKTNEIELVIVDGASTDHTLDIIRDYSSLIDVLISEKDNGVYDAWNKALKLVTGKYIQFLGADDFYLDNSLIEYVNYALSLSHDVSIVSAQSRYVDITGKLLMIRGERYSWKKLKKNMCLSHGSILHNRNLFTKNGLFDISYRICADYELLVRNGEFLDVVFYPTPVIQMQGGGLSFSYLCQWETFRIRKTHKTVAMLYNYYLLFRGCVGLAVKKMRWNV
- a CDS encoding polysaccharide pyruvyl transferase family protein; its protein translation is MECLDINKKQKKIALFSVFDVFNYGSMLQSYALQRVLFNKGYYAPIINYNKKEIISQVLRIFNKNLLEAKINSIFRELYKYVDRDFYLFDVSRKKTFSRFVHDYLSLSERISTRERLLEYVSECDFALVGSDQVWNPISLGKDYYTLNIVPEYIPKISYASSFGVSSISGEAAIKTSSFLKRFDFISVREKQGIDIVSNLTNKTAKQVLDPTFLLEKNEWLDLVGEQPLISGNYIFCYYLGNRRIERIFAENLKKKTNCKIVNIPHSDGINSYDFNFGDYIVPNLGPLQFLNLIYHAQYICTDSFHCSAFSIIFHKSLFPFYRFDPQSIKKSTNGRIESLLDTLKIERRLVTSKENLDYLLKDTLDYDIIQSEINILRKESMNFLYSSLL
- a CDS encoding glycosyltransferase family 4 protein; translation: MKFKTIVVVNDFSFVNGGAGQVAISSAIGLLAKGYRVILFTAVGPVDENLAKQGIEVVCLNQYDILHDPNRMRAIIQGVWNVKAKVVFEKLLRTLNRTETIIHFHAWSKGLSSSLFSVTKKQGFKTVVTLHDFFLYCPNGGFYDYPHNKICTKNPLGLSCIFCNCDARGYIQKIWRCIRQVIQNKMLYQIDGTLFLSISDLSTSIFKKYYPNKKALLFRVNNPVALLPLFERIHVENNNAYLFVARLSLEKGIDLFCEAVSQLGLEGYVLGDGYLLDTYKKKYPMIKFIGWVTGVEKENYIKMAKAFIFPSKWYETFGLSVAEMQSCGIPCIVPDKNAAAEQIIDGETGFIFQIGSLESLKDKIVCMEKMKMEDLARMSQQAFEYSLRENYSMETHLENITKLYDSNF